GATTCGTTGGCCGGCATGACCGGACCCCACGAAACTTGCAGGAAGTGCGTGATCAGGGTTTCGATGTGCTGCAGCGTGCGCTCTTTCGGCGGCGGCGTGGTCAGCGGGTGATCCGCCTTGTACGGGCCTTCCGGCATGTTGCGCATGCACTGGTCGATGATCTTGATGCTCTGGCGCATCTCTTCGACGCGCACCATGCAGCGATCGTAGGCATCGCCATTGGCGGCCAGCGGTACTTCGAATTCGAAGTTCTCGTAGCCGGAGTATGGACGCGCTTTACGCAGGTCGAAGTCGCAACCGGTCGAACGCAGGCCGGCACCGGTGACGCCCCATTCCAGGGCTTCTTTGGTGTTGTACTGGGCGACGCCGATGGTCCGACCTTTGAGGATGCTGTTCTGCAGGGCAGCCTTGGTGTACTCGTCGAGGCGCTTTGGCAGCCATTCAACGAAGTCTTTCACCAGTTTGTCCCAGCCGCGCGGCAGGTCGTGGGCGACGCCACCGATGCGGTACCAGGCCGGGTGCAGACGGAAACCGGTGATGGCTTCGATCACCGTGTACGCCTTCTGGCGGTCGGTGAAGGTGAAGAACACCGGGGTCATGGCGCCGACGTCCTGGATGTAGGTCCCCAGGAACAGCAGGTGGCTGGTGATCCGGAAGAACTCGGCCATCATGATGCGGATGACGTCGACCTTCTCCGGCACCTTGATGCCGGCCAGCTTCTCGACCGAGAGCACGTACGGCAGGTTGTTCATCACGCCGCCGAGGTAGTCGATACGGTCGGTGTAGGGGATGAAACTGTGCCAGGACTGACGCTCGGCCATCTTCTCGGCACCACGGTGGTGGTAACCGATGTCCGGTACGCAGTCGACGATCTCTTCACCATCGAGTTGCAGAATGATGCGGAACGCACCGTGAGCCGAAGGGTGGTTCGGGCCCAGGTTGAGGAACATGTAGTCCTCGTTGGCCCCGGAACGCTTCATGCCCCAGTCTTCAGGACGGAAGCGCGCAGCTTCTTCCTCAAGCTGCTGCTTGGCGAGGTTGAGGCTGAACGGATCGAATTCGGTGGCGCGCGCCGGGAAGTCCTTGCGCAGCGGGTGACCTTCCCAGGTCGGCGGCATCATGATGCGCGACAGGTGCGGGTGGCCTTTGAAGTCGATGCCGTACATGTCCCAGACTTCACGCTCGTACCAGTTGGCGTTCGGCCAGATGCTGGTGACGGTCGGCAAGCTCAGGTCGCTTTCGGACAAGGCGACTTTGATCATCACGTCACTATTACGCTCAAGCGACATGAGGTGATAGAACACGGTGAAGTCGGCGCCCGATGGCAGCCCTTGACGCTTGGTACGCAGGCGCTCGTCCACGCCGTGCAGGTCATAGAGCATGACGTACGGCTTGGGCAGGTTGCGCAGGAAGGTCAGGACTTCGACAAGTCTGGCGCGCGCCACCCACAGCACCGGCATGCCGGTGCGGGTCGACTGAGCGGTGAACGCTTCGGCGCCAAAACGGTTGTTCAATTCGACGACCACATCCTGGTCGTCTGCCTTATAAGGCGGGATGTACAGAGCGCTGCCTGTAGTCATGGTTATTTTTTCGCTTTCGGTCAACGTAAAGAATGAAGCCAGCTTCTCGTTTCTTTGAAACAGACTGGATCAGACTTCGTCAGGGCTGCGCAGATTGGTGACTGCGATTCGCTGTTCGCGGCGCTGTTCCTTTTGCGAAGGCATGTCGGCGCGATAAACGCCTTGGTCGCCAACGACCCAGGAAAGCGGACGACGCTCCTGTCCAATCGATTCCTGCAACAGCATCAAGCCTTGAAGGAATGCTTCTGGACGAGGCGGGCAGCCAGGTACGTAGACGTCCACGGGCAGGAACTTGTCCACCCCTTGAACCACGGAGTAGATGTCGTACATGCCACCGGAGTTGGCGCACGAACCCATGGAGATAACCCACTTAGGCTCGAGCATCTGCTCGTAGAGACGCTGAATGATCGGCGCCATCTTGATGAAGCAGGTACCGGCGATAACCATGAAGTCGGCCTGACGCGGTGATGCCCGGATAACTTCGGCGCCAAAGCGCGCGATGTCGTGGGGCGCCGTGAAGGCGGTGGTCATTTCCACGTAGCAGCACGAAAGGCCGAAGTTGTACGGCCACAGGGAGTTTTTACGCCCCCAGTTGACCGCGCCACTCAGCACGTCTTCGAGCTTGCCCATGAAAATGTTTTTGTGAACTTGATCCTCTAACGGATCGGAAACGGTTTCCCGTTCGCCGATCGGATACTGCTCGTTAGGAGCATCGGGGTCGATTCTGGTGAGATTGTATTGCATTGCCAAAGCCTCATTGTTTCAGCTTCGCCTGCCGCTTGCGACGAGCTTCCGGAGCCCAGTCAAGGGCGCCCACTCGGAACAGGTAGACAAGACCTGCCAACAGAATTGCTATGAAAACGAGAGCTTCGACGAATCCGGTCCAGCCGCTTTCGCGGACGGACACAGACCATGCAAAGAGAAAGAGGGCTTCGATATCGAAGATCACGAACAGCATCGCGACCAGATAGAATTTGGCTGAGAGCCGCAAGCGGGCGCCACCTGTAGGTAGCATGCCGGACTCGAACGGTTCGTTTTTGCTGCGGCCCCAGGCTTTTGACCCGAGGAGGCTGGAGACGCCAAGCATGAAGGCACACAGGCCGACGACACCCAGAAGGAAAATGGCAAAGCCCCAGTTGTGGGCCATGAGTCCTGTCGCTTCGGGCATGCTGGTAATCCTTAACAGAGAGCAAAGGTCTCTGAGCTTGATAAAGAAATAGGCAGTGACGATATGTCGCAGCAATCAATCGCGCTGATTTTATGGCTAAACACCCGGCAAGTAAAATTCCTATAGCGAAATTATTTATTGGAATAAGGACATAGCGTACCTCCAATGCCCTGCAGCCCATGCGTTGCGGGCATTAGCCGGGTTTATGCAAATAATGTTTTGTAGGGAATGTAACGAACATAGTTGCGGCTAAATGATAATTGATATCGTTTGGAGTGGTTTTGTAACTGTTTAGCGGTGCAGTAAACAGAAAGTTGTCTTATATGCCTGTTACTGCAAGTAGCGGTGGCGCCCGTTTTAGCTGATTTTTCTGACCTGGGTACTGGTCTGGATCAATGTTTTGTCGCGCGGCGGGCGTCAAACCTGTGGGAGCGGGCTTGCTCGCGAATGCGGTGGGTCAGTCGCGCATCTGCAAGCTGACACTACGCTTTCGCGAGCAAGCCCGCTCCCACAAGGGGGGGGGCTGTGGTGTTTGGGGAATCGGCGCGCAAAAAAAAACGCCCCGAACCAGTCGGGGCGTCAGTCTTGCGGCTTTGCGGTTAGTTTTCTATACGATCCGCAAAGGCCGTTTGCTCAGCGAAGCCGAATCAGTGGAACTGTTCTTCTTCGGTCGAACCGGTCAGCGCGGTCACCGAGGACGAGCCACCCTGAATCACGGTGGTCATGTCGTCGAAGTAGCCGGTGCCCACTTCCTGCTGGTGAGCCACGAAGGTGTAACCCTTGGCGGCGTCAGCGAATTCCTGCTCTTGCAGCTTCACGTAGGCAGTCATGTCGTTGCGGGCGTAGTCGTGCGCCAGGTTGAACATGCTGTGCCACATGTTGTGAATGCCGGCCAGGGTGATGAACTGGTGCTTGTAGCCCATGGCGGACAGTTCGCGCTGGAACTTGGCGATGGTCGCGTCGTCCAGGTTTTTCTTCCAGTTGAAGGAAGGCGAGCAGTTGTACGACAGCAGTTGGTCCGGGTATTCCTTCTTGATCGCTTCAGCGAAGCGACGGGCTTCTTCCAGATCCGGTTTGGCGGTTTCGCACCAGATCAGGTCGGCGTACGGTGCGTAGGCCAGGCCACGGGCAATCGCCTGATCCAGACCGGCACGTACCTTGTAGAAGCCTTCCTGAGTACGCTCGCCTGTCACGAACGGCTGGTCGTACGGATCGCAGTCCGAAGTCAGCAGGTCAGCCGCGTTGGCGTCGGTACGCGCCAGGATGATGGTCGGCGTGCCGGCAACGTCAGCCGCCAGACGAGCAGCGGTCAGCTTCTGTACGGCTTCCTGAGTAGGAACCAGTACCTTGCCGCCCATGTGGCCGCATTTTTTCACGGAAGCCAGTTGGTCTTCGAAGTGAACGCCGGCGGCGCCTGCTTCGATCATGCTCTTCATCAACTCGTAGGCGTTCAGTACGCCGCCGAAACCGGCTTCAGCGTCAGCCACGATTGGCGCGAAGTAGTCGATGTAGCCTTCGTCGCCCGGGTTCTTGCCGGCCTTCCACTGGATCTGGTCAGCACGACGGAACGAGTTGTTGATGCGCTTGACCACGGTTGGTACCGAGTCCACCGGGTACAGCGACTGGTCCGGGTACATCGATTCTGCGGAGTTGTTGTCCGCAGCCACCTGCCAGCCCGACAGGTAGATCGCCTGGATACCGGCCTTGACCTGCTGAACAGCCTGGCCACCGGTCAGGGCGCCCATGCAGTTGACGAAATCTTTCTCTGGGCGGAAGGACGGCTTGGCACCCTGGGTCACCAGGTTCCACAGCTTCTCGGCGCCCATTTTCGCAAAGGTGTGCTCAGGTTGAACCGAGCCACGCAGACGGACGACGTCAGCAGCGGAATAAGTGCGAGTCACGCCTTTCCAGCGCGGGTTTTCAGCCCAGTCTTTTTCAAGGGCTGCAATTTGCTGTTCGCGTGTCAGTGCCATGGAGATAAACCTCGTCGCGTCTTTATGAAAAGTTGTTCTGCGGTGGAAAATTCCTGCGCTCGCTGACCAGAAGCTTAGGTGGTCAAGTCGGATTCGGCGGGGGAGGCGACGGGATGAACGATGGGCTCGAGGGGAAGTGAGCAGGTAGTGGCGGACTGCGGGCGCATTAGGGCGTCGTGGGCCTTTATACGGTCTACAGCGTGAAGCCGGGTTACCTAATTACGCTTCCGTCCCTCGGGACAACTTCGTTCCAGTCGGCAACCTCGTCAAACACACCTTGTGGGCGGTACAGACACGAAGCGGTTCGCGGGGTAGGTGCGAACGTCGCTTCGAAGGCCCTTGCCAGGGCCTCTGATTAGCGGGAGCGAGGCCATCATGCCTTCGCTTTTTTGGCTCGTCAAACGTTTTGTAGTGCTTTTTTTCAAGCACTACATCTTTCGTCTAATACGACTAATCAGTCAGTTTTCGGTGCTTTAGTCCAGGGCGTCGACTTTGACCCGTAAAGTCATGTCATCTCGGCCTTGAGTCGAGTAGCTGCGGGTCAGGCCCTGTTTGTCGGCCTGAGTCTGGCGATTTACGCCGGCGAGGGTGATCCATTCGCCCAGGCGTCCGCTGACCGTTGTGTCGGTACTTTGCACGTTCACTACATCGGGACGTTCCTGGCTCATGCGGTCACGGTTGGTACTGATTGCCAGGTGAACGATGTCGCCGGTGACGCTGGCGGTGACGTAGAAGCCTTGAGTGACGTTACGGTATTGGGTCTGGCTACTGTAGTCGCCGTAGGAGTTGGTCTGGCTGCTGGTGATCGGCACACTTTGGCCGACCTGAATCAGCGCCGGCATGCCGTCGGTGGCCTGTACTTGCTGCACGCCGCCGTCACGGCTGGCGGTGCTGCGGCTGATAATGCGGGTCTGATTCGGCTGCGCGCCGTTGACCGAGTAGCCTTCATCGCCGCGACCGTTGTTTTCATTGGTATCAACCGTGATCAACAGGCGTTTGGGCGCAGTGTCGAGTTGAGTGATCAGCGCCTTCAACTCCTGGATCTTGTCCGGTTCGGCCTTGATGATCAGTTGGTTGCCATAGGCGCTGACCTGACCGTCCTTGCCGATAAAGTCTTGCGCCATCGGCAACATGTCGGCGCTGGTGCGGTAGTTGAGAGGCACGATTTCTGTGGCTGCCATCACCGAAAAACTGCAACCGAGCAGCAGGGTGGTGAGCAGGGTGCGTAGGGACATGTCCGTTATCTCCGCTTTCGAAAGGCTTGATATTGCCAGTTTGTCGGCCCGGGGTGGGGCAAGTTGAATCGTAGACAGCAAAACGCCCCGGCATCGGTTGATGTCGGGGCGTTTTGTGGTGTTCTTGCTGGCCTCTTCGCGAGCAAGCTCGCTCCCACATTGAATCTCTGTCTGACACACAATCTGTGTCTGCTGCAGATCAACTGTGGGAGCGAGCTTGCTCGCGAAAGCCGCGCCGCGGTCTCAGGCCGAATGGCGAACCATATCGACATGCGGAATCCCGGCTTCGAGGAATTCCTCGCTGACCAGGCTGAAGCCCAGGCGCTCATAGAACGCCGTGGCCTGTACCTGGGCGCTGAGCATCTGCTGCTGCAGGCCGCGGGCTTCGGCTTCAGCGATGACCGCTTGCATCAGCGCATCGCCTACCTTCATGCCGCGCCAGTCCTTCAGCACCGAAACCCGGCCAATGTGCCCGTCGGGCAGCAGGCGGGCGGTGCCGATCGGAAAGTCGCCTTCGAACGCCAGAAAATGCACGGCGGTCGCGTCATCGGCGTCCCATTCAAGCTCGGGTGGCACCGATTGTTCGGCGATGAACACCGTTTCACGAATGCGCCGGATCTCGGCGTTGTCCTTTTGCCAGTCTGCGACACGTACGCGAATCTTATTCATCGGCAAATCCCAGGCTGCCTTGTTTGACCAGTTCGCACAGCAGGCCGCGACCGTCTTCGTCGTTCAGCCACTCGCCGAGGTTGTCGACGTGCAGCGCATCGGCGGCGCAGATCATCTTCAGCAGCTCGCGCAGCTTGCCCGGCAGGTAACGGCTCTGGCCGCTGGCGAACAGCAGCAGATCGTCATCGACTTCCGACCAGGCCAGGCGCGCGCTCGGGTTGCGGATCAGCACCGCACCGTCCTGCAGAGCGTTGAGGAAGTCATCTTCTTCAACGTCTTCCGGGCCAACCACCAGTTCCGGGTAGCGTGGCTCGGTCATGTACTGGCCGAACCACGTCAGCAGCAGGCGCTCGTCACTCATGTGTTCGGCGAGCAGGCTTTTCAGGCGGCCGAGTGCATCGTGCTGGATCTGATGTGGATCATCGCTGACCGGCTTCGCATCGGCGTCGGTGTAGCGTTCTTCGTCAGTCAGGAACTGGCTGAGGAAGTCGGTGAAGTGGGTCAGCACTTCCGAGGCGCTTGGCGCACGGAAACCAACCGAGTAGGTCATGCAGTTGTCCACGGCGACACCGCAGTGAGCCAGGCGCGGCGGCAGGTAGAGCATGTCGCCCGGTTCCAGCACCCACTCTTCGGTCTCGTGGAATTCGGCGAGGATGCGCAGATCCGCGTGTTGCAGCAGCGGGCTCTCGGAGTCGCACATCTGGCCGATCTTCCAGTTGCGCTGGCCGTGGCCTTGCAGCAGGAACACGTCGTAATTGTCGAAGTGCGGGCCGACGCTGCCACCCGGGGCGGCGAAGCTGATCATCACGTCATCGACGCGCCAGCTCGGCAGGAAGCGGAAGTTTTCCAGCAGCTCGCTGACTTCCGGGACGAATTGATCAACGGCCTGAACGAGCAGGGTCCACTCTTTTTCCGGCAGCTTGCTGAATTCGTCTTCGGCGAACGGGCCACGACGCAGCTCCCACGGACGCTCGCCGTGCTCGATCACCAGGCGCGACTCGACCTCTTCTTCCAGGGCCAGGCCGGCCAGTTCGTCGGCGTCGATCGGGCTTTCGAAGTCAGGGATGGCCTGACGGATCAGCAGCGGCTTTTTCTGCCAGTAATCGCGCATGAATTCGCGCGCCGTGAGACCGCCCAGAAGTTGAAGAGGAGTATCAGGATTCATGTGTAACCTATTGAAAAAAAGCATTTTTCAGACGGGAATAAAAACGCCCGGCGCGGCCGGGCGTCTCAAACGGGTCAAGCGGTGAATCAGATGCGTTTGGCTTGCGCCACAGCGTTGCCGATGTAGTTGGCCGGGGTCAGCTGTTTCAGCTCGGCTTTCGCTTCGGCTGGCATGTCCAGGCCGTCGATGAAAGTCTGCAGCGCTTCAGGGCTGATGCCCTTGCCGCGGGTCAGTTCTTTGAGCTTTTCGTACGGGTTTTCGATGTTGTAGCGGCGCATCACGGTCTGGATCGGCTCGGCCAATACTTCCCAGCAAGCGTCCAGATCGGCAGCGATCTTGTCAGCGTTCAGCTCAAGCTTGCTGATGCCTTTGAGGCTGGCTTCGTAGGCGATCACGCTGTGAGCGAAGCCCACACCGAGGTTGCGCAGTACGGTGGAGTCGGTCAGGTCGCGCTGCCAGCGGGAGATCGGCAGTTTGCTCGCCAGGTGCTGGAACAGTGCATTGGCGATGCCCAGGTTGCCTTCGGAGTTTTCGAAGTCGATCGGGTTGACCTTGTGCGGCATGGTCGACGAACCGATTTCGCCAGCGATGGTGCGCTGTTTGAAATAACCCAGGGAAATGTAGCCCCAGATGTCACGGTCGAAGTCGATCAGGATGGTGTTGAAGCGCGCGATCGCGTCGAACAGCTCGGCGATGTAGTCATGCGGTTCGATCTGCGTGGTGTACGGGTTGAAGCCCAGGCCCAGTTCGTCTTCGATGAAGGCGCGGGCGTTGGCTTCCCAGTCGATCTGCGGGTAGGCCGACAGGTGCGCGTTGTAGTTGCCTACGGCGCCATTGATCTTGCCCAGCAGCGGCACGGCAGCGACTTGAGCGATCTGACGCTCGAGACGGTAAACCACGTTCGCCAGCTCTTTACCCAGAGTAGTCGGGGAGGCCGGTTGGCCGTGGGTGCGCGACAGCATCGGCACGTCGGCGAAACGGATCGCCAGTTCGCGGATGGCGTTGGCAGTCTGGCGCATCAGCGGCAGCATCACGTCGTCACGGCCTTCGCGCAGCATCAGGGCGTGGGACAGGTTGTTGATGTCTTCACTGGTGCAGGCAAAGTGGATGAACTCGCTGACCTTGGCCAGCTCCGGCAGCTTGGCCGCCTGCTCCTTGAGCAGGTATTCGATCGCCTTGACGTCGTGGTTGGTGGTGCGCTCGATCTCTTTGACGCGCTCAGCGTGCTCCAGCGAGAAGTTTTCAGCCAGTTCATTGAGAACGGCGTTGGCCTCGGCGGAGAAGGCTGGCACTTCCGGGATACCGGCGTGGGCGGCCAGGCGCTGGAGCCAGCGCACTTCAACCAGGACGCGGGCACGGATCAGGCCGTACTCGCTGAAAATCGGGCGCAGGGCCTGGGTTTTGCCGGCGTAGCGGCCGTCAACAGGGGAAACCGCAGTGAGCGAAGAGAGCTGCATGGGGTGTTCTCGGACAGTCGGGCAACGAAATGGGGCGCGTATCATACATGAAAAAATCCGCCGGTCCGTTGCCAACTGACCGGCGTATTACGCGCTACAGACTACAAAACTTTTATTGCGCGACGATTTACTCGCTGCGCATCAACGGATACAGCTCTTTGAGCAGCTTGCGCCGACTGATCACCAACTGCCAGCGGTGGCCGCCGAGCTGCCGCCACAGGCGTGCCGAACGGATGCCGGCCAGCAGCAGGGCGCGGATCTTCGAAGCGTTGCTCGGTTGCTGCAGGTTGCGCATGTCGCCATGCACCTGAATCCGCTGGCGCAGGGTGCTCAGAGTATCCTGATACAGCGCACCGCAGGCGGCGATCACGTTTTCGTGGGCCGGGCCGAAGTGCTCGACCTGCGACTGGATCTGCGGCAGGCGTTTGCCGATGGTGTCGAGCATGTCGTCACGTTTGGCCAGTTGGCGTTCCAGACCGAGCATCGACAGGGCATAGCGCAACGGCTCGCGCTGCAGGGTGCTCGGGTCGCGCTCGAGCGCGCCGATCAATGCCCGATAACCCTCGCGCAGATTGAGGTCGTCGCCGCCGTACACATCCAGTGTGTCCTTCGGGTCGCGTACCAGCAGGCTGCCGAGCATGCAGCTCAGGCCGGCCTCGCTGGTCTGACCGGTCTTGGCGATGCGGTCGACCAGCACGGCGGCGAGAAACACCCCGCCCAGCGCCGTCAGTTGCTCCTGAGTCGGGCTCATGCCTGGCCGCTCCACGGCTCGGCAACTTCGATCACGCCGCCACCGAGGCAGATTTCACCGTCATAGAACACCACGGACTGGCCCGGGGTCACCGCGCGTTGCGGTTCGTCGAACACGGCGCGGTAGCCGTTTTCGGTTTTTTCCAGGGTGCAAGCCTGATCGCTCTGGCGATAACGCACTTTGGCAGTGAGCCGCAGTGGCTGGCTCAGGTCGATCGGGTTGACCCAATAGATTTCCGAAGCGAGCAGGGCGCTGGAGAACAGCCACGGATGGTTGTTGCCCTGGCCGACGATAAGCTCGTTAGTGTCCAGATCCTTGCGCAGCACGTACCACGGCTCGTCGCCCGCGTCTTTCAGGCCGCCGATACCCAGGCCCTGACGCTGACCGATGGTGTGGTACATCAAGCCGTGGTGACGGCCGATGACTTCGCCTTCAGTGGTCTTGATCTCGCCCGGTTGCGCCGGCAAGTATTGCTTGAGGAAATCGCTGAAACGTCGCTCGCCGATGAAGCAGATCCCGGTGGAATCCTTCTTCTTGGCGGTCGCCAGCTCGTATTTCTCGGCAATGGCGCGCACTTCGGGCTTTTCCAGTTCACCGACCGGGAACAGGGTCTTGGCGATCTGTTCGCCGCCGACAGCGTGCAGGAAGTAGCTCTGGTCCTTGTTCGGATCGAGGCCCTTGAGCAGTTCGGTACGACCATCGATGTCGCGACGGCGCACGTAGTGGCCGGTGGCGATCAGGTCGGCGCCAAGCATCATGGCGTAGTCGAGGAACGCCTTGAACTTGATCTCGCGGTTGCACAGGATGTCCGGGTTCGGCGTGCGACCGGCCTTGTATTCGGCCAGGAAGTGCTCGAACACGTTGTCCCAGTACTCGGCGGCGAAGTTGGCGGTGTGCAGCTTGATGCCGATCTTGTCGCACACGGCCTGGGCATCCGCCAGGTCGTCCATGGCGGTGCAGTATTCCGTTCCGTCGTCTTCTTCCCAGTTCTTCATGAACAGGCCTTCCACCTCGTAACCCTGCTCGATCAGCAGGAGAGCGGAAACGGAAGAGTCCACGCCGCCGGACATGCCGACAATGACGCGCTTCTTGGATGTGTCAGAAGGGGCTGGATCACGCATAGGGATTCAATGAGTGTCTTGAAAAAGGACGCGATTCTAGCAGGCTCACGGCCTCAAGGCTAAAGAGAAGGGCGGATCAGTTCGAGACTGAAGTGATGGCCGGCCAGATAGTCGTCGATGCAACGGATGATCAGCTCGCTGCGCCAGTTGTCGCGCTGAGCGATTAATTCGCTACGGGTCAACCACTTGGCGCCGACGATGCCGTCGTCCAGTTGATAGTCGGGGTGGTGTTTCACTGCTTTGGCGCTGAAGCACACGCGTTGATACGTCACGCCGTTGCTCGGCGCGGTATACAGATAAATGCCGATTACGCCGGTGGGTTCGACGTCCCAGCCGGTTTCCTCAAGGGTTTCGCGGATGGCGGCGTCGATCAGGGTCTCGTTCGGGTCCAGATGACCGGCCGGCTGGTTGAGCACGTTACGCCCGGCCTTGTGTTCTTCGACCATCAGGAAGCGACCGTTGTCTTCGACGATGGTGGCAACGGTGATGTGGGGGAGCCATTCCATAAATCTTCCTCAATCTATTGGTTAAACCCCAATCCCCTGTGGGAGCGGGCTTGCTCGCGAAAGCGGTGGGTCAGTCAATGACGATGTTGAATGATAAACCGCATTCGCGAGCAAGCCCGCTCCCACAGGGGGTTCGTGTTGTATTCGGAAACAGAAACCCCGGCACTGGGCCGGGGCTTCTTTGCAGCATTACAAGCTTAAACCAGCGCAGCAATCGCCGCGTTGAAGGTTGCGCTTGGGCGCATGGCCTTGCTGATCAGCTCGGCGTCGGCGTGGTAGTAACCGCCGATGTCCACTGGCTTGCCCTGCACGGCGTTGAGCTCGGCAACGATGGTCGCCTCGTTCTCGGTCAGGGTTTTGGCCAGGGTCGCGAACTGCGCTTGCAGTGCAGCGTCTTCGGTCTGGGCGGCCAGGGCCTGAGCCCAGTACAGCGCCAGGTAGAAGTGGCTGCCGCGGTTGTCGATGTTGCCGACCTTGCGCGATGGCGACTTGTTGTTGTCGAGGAACTGACCGGTGGCCTGATCCAGGGTTTTCGACAGAACCAGCGCTTTCGGGTTGTTGTAGTTCACACCCAAATGCTCAAGGGACGCTGCCAGAGCCAGGAATTCGCCCAGCGAATCCCAGCGCAGGAAGTTCTCTTCAACCAGTTGCTGCACGTGCTTCGGCGCCGAACCGCCGGCGCCGGTTTCGAACAGGCCACCGCCGTTCATCAGCGGCACGATCGACAGCATCTTGGCGCTGGTGCCCAGTTCCATGATCGGGAACAGGTCGGTCAGGTAGTCGCGCAGTACGTTGCCGGTCACCGAGATGGTGTCCTTGCCTTCGCGGGTGCGCTGCAGGGTGTACTTCATGGCATCGACCGGCGCCATGATCTGGATATCTAGACCAGTGGTGTCGTGATCCTTCAGGTAAGCCTGAACCTTCTCGATCACTACGCCGTCGTGGGCGCGCATCGGGTCCAGCCAGAAGATCGCCGGGGTGCTGCTGGCGCGAGCACGGTTGACGGCCAGTTTGACCCAGTCCTGGATCGGCGCATCTTTGGTCTGGCACATGCGGAAGATGTCGCCGGCTTCAACAGCCTGCTCCATCAGCAGCTTGCCCTTGCTGTCGGTAACGCGAACCACGCCGTCAGCCTTGATCTGGAAGGTCTTGTCGTGCGAGCCGTACTCTTCGGCTTTCTTCGCCATCAGGCCAACGTTTGGCACGCTGCCCATGGTGGTCGGATCGAACGCGCCATTGGCTTTGCAATCTTCGATCACAGCCTGGTAGATGGTTGCGTAGCAACGATCCGGGATCACAGCCTTGGTGTCGTGCAGCTGACCA
The Pseudomonas fluorescens genome window above contains:
- the hflD gene encoding high frequency lysogenization protein HflD — protein: MSPTQEQLTALGGVFLAAVLVDRIAKTGQTSEAGLSCMLGSLLVRDPKDTLDVYGGDDLNLREGYRALIGALERDPSTLQREPLRYALSMLGLERQLAKRDDMLDTIGKRLPQIQSQVEHFGPAHENVIAACGALYQDTLSTLRQRIQVHGDMRNLQQPSNASKIRALLLAGIRSARLWRQLGGHRWQLVISRRKLLKELYPLMRSE
- the mnmA gene encoding tRNA 2-thiouridine(34) synthase MnmA translates to MRDPAPSDTSKKRVIVGMSGGVDSSVSALLLIEQGYEVEGLFMKNWEEDDGTEYCTAMDDLADAQAVCDKIGIKLHTANFAAEYWDNVFEHFLAEYKAGRTPNPDILCNREIKFKAFLDYAMMLGADLIATGHYVRRRDIDGRTELLKGLDPNKDQSYFLHAVGGEQIAKTLFPVGELEKPEVRAIAEKYELATAKKKDSTGICFIGERRFSDFLKQYLPAQPGEIKTTEGEVIGRHHGLMYHTIGQRQGLGIGGLKDAGDEPWYVLRKDLDTNELIVGQGNNHPWLFSSALLASEIYWVNPIDLSQPLRLTAKVRYRQSDQACTLEKTENGYRAVFDEPQRAVTPGQSVVFYDGEICLGGGVIEVAEPWSGQA
- a CDS encoding NUDIX hydrolase — translated: MEWLPHITVATIVEDNGRFLMVEEHKAGRNVLNQPAGHLDPNETLIDAAIRETLEETGWDVEPTGVIGIYLYTAPSNGVTYQRVCFSAKAVKHHPDYQLDDGIVGAKWLTRSELIAQRDNWRSELIIRCIDDYLAGHHFSLELIRPSL
- a CDS encoding NADP-dependent isocitrate dehydrogenase; the encoded protein is MPTRSKIIYTFTDEAPALATYSLLPIIEAYTASADIAVETRDISLAARILASFPEQLGDKAVADHLAELGDLAVTPEANIIKLPNISASVPQLQAAIKELQAQGYNLPDYPETVTNDAEKEAKARYDKVKGSAVNPVLREGNSDRRAPLSVKNYARKHPHKMGAWAKDSKSHVAHMSTGDFYGSEKAALIDAADAVKIELIAKDGNATVLKEKTSVQAGEILDCAVMSKNALRAFIAAEIESAKAQGVLLSVHLKATMMKVSDPIMFGQIVAEFYKDALTKHADVLAQIGFNLNNGIGDLYARIKALPAEQQAQIEADIAAVYAARPSLAMVNSDKGITNLHVPSDVIVDASMPAMIRDSGKMWGTDGQLHDTKAVIPDRCYATIYQAVIEDCKANGAFDPTTMGSVPNVGLMAKKAEEYGSHDKTFQIKADGVVRVTDSKGKLLMEQAVEAGDIFRMCQTKDAPIQDWVKLAVNRARASSTPAIFWLDPMRAHDGVVIEKVQAYLKDHDTTGLDIQIMAPVDAMKYTLQRTREGKDTISVTGNVLRDYLTDLFPIMELGTSAKMLSIVPLMNGGGLFETGAGGSAPKHVQQLVEENFLRWDSLGEFLALAASLEHLGVNYNNPKALVLSKTLDQATGQFLDNNKSPSRKVGNIDNRGSHFYLALYWAQALAAQTEDAALQAQFATLAKTLTENEATIVAELNAVQGKPVDIGGYYHADAELISKAMRPSATFNAAIAALV